acagttacaTTGCAGGGGAATAGATAGTAAAGGTGGGGGCTTTagaaaagaggaagaaagaaTATATAAAAACATAGGGCTTCACGGGACTCTGTCAGAGGCTGAGGACACTGAGGTATCTTTCTTTTTGAGGACACGTCGCTCCAGAAAAGTaatagaagagagagagagagagagtagtctTCTCTCTTCTCTATTCTCTGCCTCTTCTGTTGTTGTTTATATTTATATGAGTGTTCATTTTCTTATGGAAGAAAGATAAAAGCTTTACTGAGTTTCCCATTGGAGaagtggaaaaaaaaaaaaatggatcgCTTTCCTTTTTTCCTCTGTTTCTCCTTTACCTTTCTTTAATCTTTTTCACAAGTACTATTTTTTACTTTTCTAATCAGAATCTGATTCTACCAAGGTGAGTTATTCTTcatttctaattattttattacttttactccttatttttatttttatgtctCTAACTTACTTGGTTTACATGTAACTTCCGAGTAAATTGCTTCAATATTACTATTACTATTcatctttaaaataaaaacaaaacataatattgTAACTCCTGCATGCTCAGCAGCATGTTTTTGTCACGTAATGCAGATTTTCACGCGGCTTTGACAGAggttttagtttttaattttacttcaaaaaagaagaatagaaaattcccattatttatttatttttctcgtCTTGGTTCGAATATAAATGGTTTTTCAGTGATTTTCTCTCTTTAACAACTCTGTTTCACCACTTTCCTTAACATGGAAATGTACCTAGGCTACACTATGTGAGCTGTAAAAACCACTTCGCAGCCCTGTTGCtctagaaaaaagaaaaataaaactatCTTCTGGTTTTTCAGATTCAATCTCACAAACCCTTTTCGTCTCTCCCATTCTCTATCTCTATTTTAGCTTgcatctcttttctttttctctctcagaTCAAACACTAGAAAATGGGCAAAGCAATAAGGTGGCTTAAGGGCTTGTTTGGGATGAAGAAAGAGAAAGACTGCAAACCGAATTCCAACTCTGGCGACCGGAGAGACAAGGTAGGATTTAGCTCGGGAAAGGACTCTGACGGACTGTGTCATAATCCGGCAACTATTCCACCTAACTTATCGGCAGCCGAGGCTTCTTGGCTGAGGTCATATTGTAATGAAACAGAGAAGGAGCAGAACAAGCACGCAATCGCCGTGGCGGCGGCGACGGCTGCTGCCGCTGACGCTGCTGTGGCTGCAGCTCAGGCTGCCGTGGCCGTCGTCAGGCTCACTAGCCATGGTAGAGGTACTATGTTTCAAGGCAGCCGTGAAAAATGGGCTGTTGTAAAGATTCAAACAGTTTTCAGAGGGTACTTGGTAAGTGGTTTTAGCTTAAAACATCAAGGAATCTTTTTTACGTTTGGATTGAAAGAATGAAAGAGAAAAGAAACTAATTAATTTTCTTGGGTGTTTTAATAAACAGGCTAGAAAAGCTCTGAGAGCTTTGAAAGGACTGGTGAAACTACAGGCACTGGTAAGAGGGTATTTAGTGAGGAAGCAGGCCACAGCAACTCTCCATGGTATGCAAGCTTTAATAAGAGCACAAGCCACAGTTCGATCCCAAAAAACTCGCGGGTTCATATTCAACAATGAACCCATTAGTAAATTCGATAATAGAGCACGAAAATCCATGGTAAGTTTTTCATGGAATTCTCTCAATGCAGTTTCTAATTTCTTACCTTCTTATATTGGATCTTTTGCATTTAAATCTGTTGTTGGTGTAGTATATTACTTGTTTTAGTTTTCTTTGCAATAAATATTTTGGTTTCAGTCCAATTTGCAGGAGAGATTTGATGACAGTAAAAGCGATCACACAGCTCCCATTCACAGCAGGAGGCTCTCTGCTTCTTTAGACACAAGTTTTACCACCATTGATGAGAGTCCCAAGATTGTGGAAGTTGATACAGGAAGGCCTAAATCCAGGTCTCGCCGAACAAACACCTCAGTCTCCGATTTCGGAGACGACCCGCCTTACCAAACGCTCTCTTCTCCTCTCCCATGTCGAATTCCCACTCAAATTTCAATACCCGATTGCCGGAATTGCCAGGAGTCTGAGTGGGGATTCACAGGCGACGAGTGCCGGTTCTCCACTGCCCAATCCACGCCGCGTTTCCTTAACTCCGCCGCGTCTAATGCTCCAACAACTCCGGCCAAGAGTGTCTGCGCGGATAACTACTTCAGGGGATATGGGAATTATCCAAACTACATGGCCAACACAAAGTCTTTTAAGGCCAAACTGAGGTCCTATAGTGCTCCAAAACAGAGGCCTGAACCAGGGCCGAAGAAGAGGCTTTCCCTTAATGAATTGATGGAGTCAAGGAATAGTCTAAGTGGGGTTAGAATGCAAAGGTCATGTTCTCAAGTTCAAGACGCCATTAGTTTCAAGAATACTGTAATGGGGAAGCTTGATAGGTGCTCAGATGTTGGGAGAGAGACAGAGAGGACCAACTTGCTGAGAAGAtagtgatttggttgtttttggttAATAAATATAGATAGAAACTTGGTTAAGACCCAGCTTGCAAGCAAATCCTATAGTTCGGTTGTTAAGTGTTTGAGATCACAAGAACGAAGAATGTGTGTAGATTCAAAGTTAGtgtaatgtataattaaattgcCTTTGTATCTCATTATGATGTTTTTAGTTTTAATGATGGAATTACACATTTACACTTCATGTTccaagtaaaaataaataaatcatctTTTGGTATGAAGGCACAGAAATTGTATGATAATTGAAATTTGAATCTTTTGGCTTTTACCATGTCTAGACACATGCTCATAAGATTCACATAGCATCTTTTTCTTTAATGTGTTGTGGAATTTCTCTGGTAATTAATGAAGGGATATAATTGGATATGATACATTTATCATTGGAAAAGACAAGACAATTGACTAAAGTATTTAATGTTACacaaacaaataattttttttgcccCCATGTGTAGCACAGTTTCATTAGCTTGATGTAATGTTTTTCACACTCTTGCCTTTGGAGAGACATTTCAAAAATTTAGAAAAGATTTTGGTGTAGTTTTCAAACTGGGTAAGGGAACAAAACAAAGGTAAAAATAAAATAGGAAGCTGACAAAGTTGAATTATTTGAACTAGCCCGCTTCTACATATTCTCCTTGTAACATTTGGTCATTTTTGTGACCCCACTTCTATCTGTTTTGAACTACATATTCTTCTCCTCTGCCTTCATTTTCTCCTCCCTTTGTCTATACTCTCTAGTCTCTACTCTATTGGAACACTTGATCAGTAACTTCACTAATCCAATCTGCTATTCAAAATTGTACCtgaaagaataataaaaaaaaagtaaaagaaatAGGATCACATAAATATTACAATATTACAACATACCCTttagattttaattatttttactatAAAGAAAAATTCTTTCTAGGTCAATCATGTAGGAAATCATTGCTGTTATTAATGGTGAGAATTAATATAGATATCAATGCTGATTAGTTAAATATTTTTATAGTGTTTCCAATATCCGAGGATAGATAATAAGCTAATAATGATTAGCTTTTGATTTGACACAATATGatttaattgtttttatttttatttttatttttatattgggAGACAAAAACAATTCTTCCTTTGTATTGAGCAGTGCTCCCAATACTGCCTAATGTGTGCCACCTTTCGAAAAGTAAAATTAGAGTGAGCCTTTATGGGGCAGTCATGCAACTTTTGTTGTATTCATTTTTTAGGGAGCCTTTGGAATAAAGTTGCTCTttaaatttgtttttattttttctttaaggaaaagaaagaaaaaaaaaaggtactATATTTTGATCTTATTCATTGTATAGTTTTATGCACTTAGAAACAAAATAGTTTAGTGATTTTGAAATTTATATCATCTTGGATGGAATCATGTTATGGGATGTGAAGTACATTTTATTTTTTTGCTCAATGGAATATGAAAGCCAGTTTTCattttatatatgtgtatatacaaATATGAAAGACAGTTGTTTCTGCAACTTTGTATGATTTTGTAATAGTACTTGACATAAAAATTTCCAACAATGACTAAAGTTTCTATAATGAACACGTTTTCAAGAAATACTCCAGAAGCAAATTTGGAAAACTGACAAGTAGGAGCTCATTGACAGAGATACTATTTtcttgaaataaataaatagatgAAATGTGGGTTGGTGTGATTAAATATGGAGCAGTAGCATAGAAACAATACCAAACCTAAATATCAGATGATAACATGGTGATGATGCATGTCATATTTTGAAATATTCAATTTTGGGAGataagttataaaaaaaaaacaaaattgggAGAAAAATACAACAATATCATTATTCATGAATCTCATtagtataaaaaaattaaaaaacaaatgaAGATAaagataaagaaaataaatacacTTCACGGGGTATTACATTTATAGACCAAAACCCAATTCATTTCTTCCCACCTCAAACCATGGATGGATCCAAGTTCCAAGTTCAAAGGCTTGTATTCTCAGTCCAATTCAACGTGGGTACGGCCCAATACATTATTTGTTGTTAATATGACTGTAATGGAACAAAAacagaaaaattcaaaaaaaaaaaaaattggtcatttttattttatct
This genomic interval from Humulus lupulus chromosome 8, drHumLupu1.1, whole genome shotgun sequence contains the following:
- the LOC133797126 gene encoding protein IQ-domain 26-like, producing MGKAIRWLKGLFGMKKEKDCKPNSNSGDRRDKVGFSSGKDSDGLCHNPATIPPNLSAAEASWLRSYCNETEKEQNKHAIAVAAATAAAADAAVAAAQAAVAVVRLTSHGRGTMFQGSREKWAVVKIQTVFRGYLARKALRALKGLVKLQALVRGYLVRKQATATLHGMQALIRAQATVRSQKTRGFIFNNEPISKFDNRARKSMSNLQERFDDSKSDHTAPIHSRRLSASLDTSFTTIDESPKIVEVDTGRPKSRSRRTNTSVSDFGDDPPYQTLSSPLPCRIPTQISIPDCRNCQESEWGFTGDECRFSTAQSTPRFLNSAASNAPTTPAKSVCADNYFRGYGNYPNYMANTKSFKAKLRSYSAPKQRPEPGPKKRLSLNELMESRNSLSGVRMQRSCSQVQDAISFKNTVMGKLDRCSDVGRETERTNLLRR